In one Procambarus clarkii isolate CNS0578487 chromosome 29, FALCON_Pclarkii_2.0, whole genome shotgun sequence genomic region, the following are encoded:
- the LOC123765092 gene encoding U-scoloptoxin(11)-Sm5a isoform X2 encodes MISTLSQTDEEVDLPSCRSGSACGYLQVNAYGVSTQQFCRCPRRLGSCGIQWDPQDGHSVTMGSDQFKYCGSPPPLHVCGRDEKAYTAAFIFDKLTFSMAGQQHLLHCFCPPPLAHVRDDVVEEVVEGEFLLATLHSCSRLPVCTEETPCKEVSLGGGTALVNPKCRCPRESSCPTLGTTVAPHSNNYSQGSAYSVFCHRQF; translated from the exons GAGGAAGTGGACCTGCCCTCTTGCCGCAGCGGGTCGGCGTGCGGGTACCTGCAGGTGAACGCGTACGGCGTGAGCACCCAACAATTCTGCCGCTGCCCCAGGAGACTAGGCTCCTGTGGTATACAGTGGGACCCCCAGGACGGCCACTCCGTCACCATGGGCTCAGACCAGTTCAAG TACTGCGGCTCGCCCCCTCCGCTGCACGTGTGTGGAAGGGACGAGAAGGCTTACACAGCCGCCTTCATCTTCGACAAGTTGACGTTCAGCATGGCAGGTCAGCAGCACCTCCTCCACTGCTTCTGCCCGCCGCCCCTCGCTCACGTCCGCGACGACGTCGtcgaggaggtggtggagggcgaGTTCCTTCTGGCCACACTCCACTCCTGCTCCAGG CTGCCTGTGTGTACAGAGGAGACGCCATGCAAGGAGGTGAGCCTGGGTGGGGGCACAGCCCTTGTCAACCCCAAGTGTCGCTGTCCCCGCGAGTCTTCCTGCCCAACCCTCGGCACCACCGTCGCCCCACACTCCAACAACTACTCTCAGGGCTCCGCCTACTCCGTCTTCTGCCATCGTCAGTTTTAA